A genomic segment from Pseudomonas sp. M30-35 encodes:
- the tgt gene encoding tRNA guanosine(34) transglycosylase Tgt, which yields MSFELLATEGKARRGRLTFPRGVVETPAFMPVGTYGTVKGMLPRDIEAIGAQMILGNTFHLWLRPGTKVIKEHGDLHDFMQWKGPILTDSGGFQVFSLGAMRKIKEEGVTFASPVDGAKVFMGPEESMQVQRDLGSDVVMIFDECTPYPAEFDVAKTSMELSLRWAKRSKAAHGDNTAALFGIVQGGMHKELRQRSLDGLNEIGFDGLAIGGLSVGEPKEEMIKVLDYLPEMMPAEKPRYLMGVGKPEDLVEGVRRGVDMFDCVMPTRNARNGHLFIDTGVLKIRNAVHRHDNSPLDANCDCYTCQNFSRAYLHHLDKCGEMLGSMLNTIHNLRHYQRLMAGLRGAIQQGTLAAFVDSFYTQRGLPTPPLD from the coding sequence ATGTCTTTCGAGTTACTGGCGACCGAAGGAAAGGCCCGGCGTGGGCGGCTGACATTTCCTCGTGGTGTGGTTGAGACGCCTGCTTTTATGCCGGTCGGTACTTACGGCACCGTTAAAGGAATGTTGCCGCGCGATATCGAAGCGATTGGCGCGCAGATGATCCTGGGTAACACCTTCCACCTGTGGCTACGTCCGGGTACCAAGGTAATCAAAGAGCACGGTGACCTGCATGACTTTATGCAGTGGAAAGGTCCGATCCTTACTGATTCCGGTGGCTTCCAGGTCTTCAGCTTGGGCGCCATGCGCAAAATCAAGGAGGAGGGCGTGACCTTCGCTTCTCCGGTGGATGGTGCAAAGGTTTTCATGGGGCCGGAAGAGTCGATGCAGGTCCAGCGCGACTTGGGTTCTGATGTGGTCATGATTTTCGACGAGTGCACGCCATACCCAGCTGAGTTCGATGTCGCCAAGACGTCGATGGAGCTGTCGTTGCGCTGGGCCAAGCGCTCAAAGGCTGCTCATGGCGATAACACTGCCGCGCTGTTTGGCATTGTTCAGGGTGGTATGCATAAAGAGTTGCGTCAGCGCTCGCTCGACGGTCTGAATGAAATTGGTTTTGATGGCTTGGCGATCGGCGGTTTGTCGGTTGGCGAGCCGAAAGAAGAAATGATCAAGGTGCTCGATTATCTGCCGGAAATGATGCCGGCTGAAAAACCGCGTTATCTGATGGGAGTGGGCAAGCCTGAAGATTTGGTCGAAGGTGTGCGCCGTGGCGTGGATATGTTCGATTGCGTAATGCCAACGCGTAACGCGCGTAACGGCCATTTGTTCATCGATACAGGCGTGCTGAAAATCCGTAATGCGGTGCATCGTCACGATAATTCACCGTTGGATGCCAACTGCGATTGCTATACCTGTCAGAATTTTTCCCGTGCGTATCTGCACCATTTAGACAAGTGTGGCGAAATGCTGGGCAGTATGCTCAATACAATCCATAACTTACGTCACTATCAGCGCTTAATGGCTGGTTTGCGCGGTGCTATCCAACAGGGTACATTGGCCGCCTTTGTCGATAGCTTCTACACCCAGCGTGGCTTGCCAACGCCGCCGCTGGACTAA
- the queA gene encoding tRNA preQ1(34) S-adenosylmethionine ribosyltransferase-isomerase QueA, whose translation MRVADFHFDLPEALIARHPLTERRASRLLTVDGPSGALGHRQFSDLLEFLRPGDLMVFNNTRVIPARLFGQKASGGKLEVLVERVLDTHRVLAHVRSSKSPKPGSQILLEGGGEAEMVARHDALFELRFAEEVLPLLERVGHMPLPPYIDRPDDEADRERYQTVYAQRAGAVAAPTAGLHFDQELMAAIAEKGVESAFVTLHVGAGTFQPVRVERIEEHHMHSEWLEVGQDVVDAVAACRSRGGRVIAVGTTSVRSLETAARDGELKPFSGDTDIFIYPGRPFHVVDALVTNFHLPESTLLMLVSAFAGYPETMAAYQSAVAEGYRFFSYGDAMFITRNPAARGPEDHV comes from the coding sequence ATGCGTGTTGCCGATTTTCATTTTGATCTACCTGAAGCCCTGATTGCTCGTCATCCATTGACTGAGCGGCGCGCGAGTCGCCTGCTCACTGTTGATGGGCCGAGCGGTGCGTTGGGCCATCGCCAATTCAGCGACTTGCTTGAATTTTTGCGTCCGGGCGACCTTATGGTGTTTAACAATACGCGGGTAATTCCTGCGCGCTTGTTTGGGCAGAAGGCATCGGGCGGCAAGCTTGAGGTGTTGGTTGAACGTGTGCTCGACACGCATCGCGTACTGGCGCATGTACGTTCAAGTAAATCGCCAAAGCCGGGGTCGCAGATTTTGCTTGAGGGCGGTGGCGAGGCTGAAATGGTTGCCCGTCACGATGCATTGTTCGAGTTGCGTTTTGCAGAGGAAGTGTTGCCTTTGCTGGAACGGGTCGGCCATATGCCGTTGCCGCCTTACATTGATCGCCCAGACGACGAAGCCGATCGTGAGCGTTATCAGACGGTCTATGCGCAGCGTGCTGGCGCGGTGGCTGCGCCAACGGCGGGGCTGCATTTCGATCAGGAATTGATGGCGGCCATCGCTGAAAAAGGCGTTGAGTCTGCCTTTGTCACGTTGCATGTCGGTGCAGGGACATTTCAGCCGGTGCGCGTTGAGCGTATTGAAGAACACCACATGCACAGCGAGTGGCTTGAGGTCGGTCAGGACGTGGTTGATGCAGTGGCTGCGTGCCGTTCGCGAGGCGGGCGGGTGATTGCGGTTGGCACTACTAGCGTGCGTTCGCTGGAGACGGCTGCGCGCGATGGTGAGCTCAAGCCATTTAGTGGCGACACAGATATTTTTATTTACCCTGGCCGGCCCTTTCATGTGGTTGATGCCCTGGTAACCAATTTTCACTTGCCTGAGTCGACCTTGCTGATGCTGGTGTCGGCGTTTGCAGGTTATCCGGAAACCATGGCGGCTTATCAAAGTGCTGTTGCCGAGGGTTACCGCTTTTTTAGTTATGGTGATGCGATGTTTATCACCCGTAATCCCGCGGCGCGCGGGCCTGAGGATCACGTATGA
- the yajC gene encoding preprotein translocase subunit YajC, with the protein MSFFIPAAFADAAAPAAGPAGSGFEWVFLVGFLVIFYLMIWRPQAKRAKEHKSLLGSLQKGDEVVTTGGIAGKVNKVSDDFVVIEVSDTVELKIQKVAIAATLPKGTLKAI; encoded by the coding sequence ATGAGCTTTTTTATCCCTGCAGCATTCGCAGACGCCGCTGCACCTGCCGCCGGCCCAGCTGGTAGCGGTTTTGAGTGGGTATTTCTGGTCGGCTTCCTGGTCATCTTTTATCTGATGATCTGGCGTCCGCAGGCTAAGCGTGCCAAAGAGCACAAGAGCCTGCTGGGTAGCTTGCAGAAGGGCGACGAGGTTGTAACCACCGGTGGTATCGCGGGTAAAGTCAACAAGGTTAGCGATGACTTCGTGGTCATTGAAGTGTCGGATACCGTTGAGCTGAAAATTCAGAAGGTAGCGATTGCAGCGACCTTGCCTAAAGGCACTCTGAAAGCCATTTAA